A window from Mangifera indica cultivar Alphonso chromosome 2, CATAS_Mindica_2.1, whole genome shotgun sequence encodes these proteins:
- the LOC123209208 gene encoding isopentenyl-diphosphate Delta-isomerase I-like, producing MSRLFNPTAIKLSSSLPILSSSYSFSSKSRICYSSNFSPSSAFFISKPLCSSPTLFVRRTMTDSAASTAVDASMDAVQRRLMFEDECILVDENDRVVGHENKYNCHLMEKIESLNLLHRAFSVFLFNSKYELLLQQRSATKVTFPLVWTNTCCSHPLYRESELIEEDALGVRNAAQRKLLDELGIVAEDVPVDQFTPLGRILYKAPSDGKWGEHELDYLLFIVRDVKVNPNPDEVANVKYVNREQLKELLRKADAREEGLKLSPWFRLVVDNFLFKWWDHLEKGTLKEVVDMKTIHKLT from the exons ATGTCTCGCCTCTTTAATCCCACTGCCATCAAGCTTTCTTCTTCCCTTCCGATCCTCTCTTCTTCTTATTCCTTTTCCTCCAAATCCCGTATTTGTTACTCTTCCAATTTTTCCCCTTCATCTGCTTTTTTCATTTCCAAGCCTCTCTGTTCATCGCCGACTCTCTTTGTCCGCCGCACCATGACCGACTCCGCCGCCTCCACCGCCGTCGATGCCAGCATGGACGCCGTCCAGAGACGCCTCATGTTTGAAGACGA ATGTATTTTAGTGGATGAGAATGATCGAGTTGTCGGTCATGAGAACAAATACAACT GTCACTTAATGGAGAAGATTGAGTCTTTAAATCTGCTCCATAGAGCTTTCAGTGTATTTTTATTCAACTCAAAATATGAGTTACTCCTCCAG CAACGTTCTGCAACGAAAGTGACATTCCCTCTTGTGTGGACAAACACTTGCTGTAGCCATCCTCTATACCGTGAATCTGAGCTCATCGAGGAGGATGCTCTTG GGGTGAGAAACGCTGCACAAAGAAAGCTTTTGGATGAGCTGGGCATTGTTGCTGAAGATGTGCCGGTTGATCAGTTCACCCCACTCGGTCGGATTCTCTACAAGGCACCTTCTGATGGCAAATGGGGCGAGCATGAAC TTGATTACCTGCTCTTCATTGTCCGAGACGTTAAAGTCAATCCGAATCCTGATGAAGTAGCCAATGTCAAATATGTAAACCGGGAACAGTTGAAGGAACTTTTGAGGAAAGCAGATGCCAGAGAAGAAGGTTTGAAGCTCTCACCATGGTTCAGACTTGTTGTAGACAATTTCTTGTTCAAATGGTGGGATCATCTTGAGAAGGGAACTCTCAAGGAAGTGGTTGACATGAAAACCATCCACAAGTTGACCTAA